In a single window of the Nicotiana tomentosiformis chromosome 8, ASM39032v3, whole genome shotgun sequence genome:
- the LOC104108688 gene encoding zinc finger CCCH domain-containing protein 18 gives MAAEEEERAVLERELELQLEEQRDALHSLAQALSSDPSNPELLEVHEELVQSIKDAEEGLLHLKRARLLLEVDAIHCPKKEPADIEVEPLDPKEVKAEPLVDEEYSVGSKCRFRNNDGRWYNGLVVGLEGSRSAKICFLTPTSENMVMCKFFLQQRCRFGSSCRLSHGINIPISSLKKYIPMKWDPSLAGSSIWALSDSKVGLWKEAELESWDEKLNLGHVVFRDDGSSAMLGAENIELSEHAEASDEEESYSGSKESDSSDYEDDSSQGLGFVESTALQHGVQTETTLFTKWENHTRGIASRMMANMGYREGMGLGASGQGMVDPIPVKVLPRKLSLDHAVGSHEAENEDNKVKKRSRGGKRKREKKFAAAARAAKEEEESRPDVFTLINNQLAVHGETMNNSAVKRQQSKTNREEKKEDRRALVAYDDEIKELRIRAQKLEEMMQRNRNEKLVYEAAMRKLNETRKAIASAEAAHTSASNAVHSKEKEKRWLKF, from the exons ATGGCGGCGGAGGAGGAAGAGAGAGCAGTATTGGAAAGGGAGCTGGAGCTTCAATTGGAAGAGCAGAGAGACGCCCTCCACTCTCTCGCTCAAGCCCTTTCCTCTGATCCTTCAAATCCCGAACTCCTTGAG GTACATGAGGAGCTTGTTCAGTCTATAAAAGATGCTGAGGAAGGTCTCCTCCACCTAAAACGAGCCAGGTTGTTGCTAGAGGTTGATGCTATACATTGTCCGAAGAAAGAACCTGCTGATATTGAGGTGGAGCCTCTTGATCCAAAAGAGGTTAAAGCAGAACCACTAGTGGATGAAGAGTATTCTGTTGGATCAAAATGTAGATTCCGCAACAATGACGGAAGGTGGTATAATGGCCTAGTCGTGGGGTTGGAGGGTTCTCGTTCTGCAAAAATTTGTTTCCTTACTCCAACATCTGAAAACATGGTG ATGTGCAAGTTCTTTCTACAGCAGCGATGTCGATTTGGTAGTAGTTGCCGCTTATCACACG GTATCAAcattccaatatcctcattaaAGAAGTATATCCCTATGAAATGGGATCCATCACTTGCGGGTTCCAGTATCTGGGCTCTCTCTGATAGCAAAGTTGGCCTTTGGAAAGAAGCTGAACTTGAGTCTTGGGATGAAAAGCTTAATTTGGGTCACGTTGTTTTCCGTGATGATGGAAGTTCTGCTATGCTTGGAGCTGAAAATATTGAACTGTCCGAACATGCAGAGGCTAGTGATGAAGAAGAGAGTTACTCAGGTTCCAAAGAATCTGATTCTAGTGACTATGAAGATGATAGTTCACAAGGGTTAGGATTTGTTGAAAGCACGGCCCTGCAGCATGGGGTCCAGACAGAAACGACACTGTTTACGAAGTGGGAGAATCACACACGCGGGATAGCTTCAAGGATGATGGCAAACATGGGTTACCGTGAAGGGATGGGCTTAGGCGCATCTGGACAGGGAATGGTGGATCCTATTCCTGTAAAAGTTCTCCCACGAAAACTGTCTCTTGACCATGCTGTTGGAAGCCATGAAGCTGAGAATGAAGACAACAAGGTTAAGAAAAGAAGTAGAGGTGGTAAGAGGAAACGCGAGAAGAAATTTGCAGCAGCAGCTCGGGCtgcaaaagaagaagaggaatcaAGACCAGATGTGTTTACTCTTATCAATAATCAGCTTGCAGTGCATGGAGAAACCATGAATAATAGCGCAGTAAAGAGGCAGCAAAGTAAGACGAACAGGGAAGAGAAGAAAGAAGATAGGAGGGCTCTGGTTGCATATGATGATGAGATAAAAGAGTTGAGGATACGAGCTCAGAAACTGGAAGAAATGATGCAGCGGAACAGGAATGAGAAACTGGTTTATGAAGCTGCTATGAGGAAGCTAAATGAAACTCGAAAAGCTATAGCCAGTGCTGAAGCTGCTCATACTTCTGCATCTAATGCAGTTCATagcaaggaaaaagaaaagagatgGCTGAAATTTTAG